A genomic segment from Biomphalaria glabrata chromosome 16, xgBioGlab47.1, whole genome shotgun sequence encodes:
- the LOC106069992 gene encoding nuclear receptor subfamily 4 group A member 2-like isoform X2, producing MKFKSISPSGTCTGDSTHRNRGITTSSHCPSPSFSGPGISSSYDFSRRYYLSHPYHQQHPHPGYHLHQQQQQQQQQLTAGHSSPHHPHHPQHDSESSLGGSLLGQDRPMLLLQSQASYETGGALAGSHFASGAYSNSLTSQTSMADINILAASFSLPMHDFQSDVTSYGGDDLSPDHFSPGYDNSQSSGLNFDHGHQQPHHVSSQGYLDTYDFDSGYGSHQREKHGSYATPSVPTTSNSITSINNNNSSSTASNKSNNNSTSSSSSSTNSSSLPNMFADPMPIDKYSVPPAHSMVEDVYGPGFPSHEADYYGQQQRYMEPSGKSHFAMDVSKVYQKHAFSEGGGAQDIVFPQSSLAYSDLDQKPTHLYCHGAYDTTGSVPPYCSDAPGLYQSYHPAFYSGQGGHCPPGMPFPSSGVPHANAYRGDLSLPMSAHHSSHMHHSHRRTSLTIPTPPNADNLELQKYQLQSPGTPPTPHNRSPPLRDGSQPIKESLLCAVCGDNAACQHYGVRTCEGCKGFFKRTVQKNAKYVCLADKNCPVDKRRRNRCQFCRFQKCLAVGMVKEVVRTDGLKGRRGRLPSKPKSPQESPPSPPVSLITALVRAHVDTCPDIPNLDYSQFQMSKTEDPHGGREESVRVFYNILLQSMDVLRAWADKIPGFTDLHKDDQELLFQSASLELFVLKAAYRVQVNDEKIIFENGQVYHRLQCMKTFGEWINSIVEFGLSLHRMGLDISSLACMSALAMVTLRHGLREPEKMEELQMKIIDCLRDHCTYNSEAQRKPHFFSRILSKIAELRTLSREGLQCMTEVAKFDDAHSAPAVIQNYISNQLPF from the exons GTATAACCACCAGTTCTCACTGTCCAAGTCCAAGCTTCTCTGGTCCAGGCATCTCCAGCAGCTACGACTTCAGTCGGCGATACTACCTCTCCCACCCTTACCATCAGCAGCATCCTCACCCAGGCTACCACCTACatcagcagcagcagcagcaacaacagcaactgacCGCAGGACACAGCTCGCCGCACCACCCTCACCATCCTCAGCACGACAGCGAGTCCAGCCTCGGCGGCAGCTTGCTCGGACAAGACAGACCCATGCTGCTGTTACAGTCACAA GCTAGCTACGAAACTGGAGGAGCTCTAGCCGGAAGTCATTTCGCTTCCGGTGCTTACTCGAACTCGCTGACGTCACAGACCTCGATGGCGGACATCAACATCCTGGCGGCCTCGTTTTCGCTACCCATGCACGACTTTCAGTCGGACGTGACCTCTTACGGTGGGGACGATTTGTCCCCGGACCACTTTTCCCCTGGCTACGACAACAGCCAGTCTAGCGGTCTGAACTTTGACCACGGGCATCAGCAGCCTCATCACGTCAGCAGTCAGGGTTACCTCGACACGTACGACTTTGACAGCGGCTACGGCAGCCACCAGCGGGAGAAGCATGGCTCTTACGCCACTCCATCTGTGCCCACCACATCCAACAGCATCACCagcataaacaacaacaacagctcGTCGACGGCGAGCaacaaaagcaacaacaacagcaccAGTAGCAGCAGCTCTAGCACGAACAGTTCCTCTTTGCCAAACATGTTTGCGGACCCCATGCCCATTGACAAGTACTCAGTGCCCCCCGCGCATAGCATGGTAGAAGATGTATACGGCCCCGGATTCCCCTCCCACGAGGCTGACTACTACGGGCAGCAACAAAGGTATATGGAACCCTCGGGAAAATCCCATTTTGCCATGGATGTATCGAAGGTATACCAGAAGCACGCATTCTCGGAGGGCGGCGGGGCCCAGGACATTGTCTTTCCACAGTCTTCTTTGGCGTATTCGGACCTAGACCAGAAGCCCACGCACCTCTACTGTCACGGCGCCTACGATACGACGGGCTCGGTGCCGCCCTACTGCTCAGACGCCCCAGGCCTCTACCAGTCCTACCACCCAGCTTTCTACAGCGGTCAAGGTGGCCACTGTCCGCCAGGGATGCCTTTCCCGTCGTCAGGGGTGCCCCACGCCAACGCCTATAGAGGGGATCTTTCCCTGCCCATGTCAGCCCACCACTCATCACACATGCACCACTCACACAGGAGAACATCACTCACCATTCCTACCCCACCCAACGCAGACAA CCTTGAACTACAGAAATATCAGCTCCAATCACCTGGCACACCACCCACACCGCACAATAGGTCTCCGCCTCTGAGGGACGGCAGCCAGCCCATCAAGGAGAGCCTCCTGTGCGCGGTGTGCGGCGACAATGCGGCATGCCAGCACTACGGTGTGAGAACCTGTGAAGGCTGCAAAGGATTTTTCAAG AGAACGGTTCAGAAAAATGCCAAGTACGTCTGCTTGGCAGACAAGAACTGCCCGGTGGACAAGAGGAGACGGAACCGTTGCCAGTTTTGTCGTTTCCAGAAATGTCTGGCTGTTGGTATGGTCAAAGAGG TTGTGAGGACTGACGGACTGAAAGGTAGAAGAGGGCGCCTGCCCTCCAAGCCCAAGTCACCCCAGGAGTCCCCTCCATCTCCACCAGTGAGCCTCATCACGGCGCTAGTCAGGGCGCACGTTGACACCTGCCCAGACATCCCCAACTTGGATTATAGCCAG TTTCAAATGTCCAAGACTGAGGACCCTCACGGAGGCAGGGAGGAGAGTGTGAGAGTGTTCTACAACATCCTCCTCCAGAGTATGGACGTACTGAGGGCCTGGGCTGACAAGATCCCTGGCTTCACTGACCTACACAAAGATGATCAGGAGTTACTCTTTCAGTCTGCATCGTTAGAACTCTTTGTCCTGAAGGCTGCATATAG GGTCCAGGTCAACGATGAGAAGATTATCTTCGAGAACGGCCAGGTGTACCACCGGCTGCAGTGCATGAAGACATTCGGGGAGTGGATCAACTCCATAGTGGAGTTCGGCCTTAGCCTCCACCGGATGGGGCTGGACATCTCCTCCCTGGCTTGCATGAGTGCTCTGGCCATGGTGACAT TGCGCCACGGCTTGAGGGAGCCAGAAAAGATGGAAGAGCTTCAGATGAAGATCATCGACTGCCTCCGAGACCACTGCACCTACAACAGCGAGGCCCAGCGCAAGCCGCACTTTTTCTCACGCATCCTCAGCAAGATCGCCGAGCTGCGAACTCTGAGCCGGGAAGGCCTGCAGTGCATGACCGAGGTGGCCAAGTTTGACGACGCCCACTCCGCCCCCGCTGTGATCCAGAACTATATTTCGAACCAACTGCCTTTCTAG
- the LOC106069992 gene encoding nuclear receptor subfamily 4 group A member 2-like isoform X1 has product MKFKSISPSGTCTGDSTHRNRGITTSSHCPSPSFSGPGISSSYDFSRRYYLSHPYHQQHPHPGYHLHQQQQQQQQQLTAGHSSPHHPHHPQHDSESSLGGSLLGQDRPMLLLQSQASYETGGALAGSHFASGAYSNSLTSQTSMADINILAASFSLPMHDFQSDVTSYGGDDLSPDHFSPGYDNSQSSGLNFDHGHQQPHHVSSQGYLDTYDFDSGYGSHQREKHGSYATPSVPTTSNSITSINNNNSSSTASNKSNNNSTSSSSSSTNSSSLPNMFADPMPIDKYSVPPAHSMVEDVYGPGFPSHEADYYGQQQRYMEPSGKSHFAMDVSKVYQKHAFSEGGGAQDIVFPQSSLAYSDLDQKPTHLYCHGAYDTTGSVPPYCSDAPGLYQSYHPAFYSGQGGHCPPGMPFPSSGVPHANAYRGDLSLPMSAHHSSHMHHSHRRTSLTIPTPPNADNLELQKYQLQSPGTPPTPHNRSPPLRDGSQPIKESLLCAVCGDNAACQHYGVRTCEGCKGFFKRTVQKNAKYVCLADKNCPVDKRRRNRCQFCRFQKCLAVGMVKEVVRTDGLKGRRGRLPSKPKSPQESPPSPPVSLITALVRAHVDTCPDIPNLDYSQFQMSKTEDPHGGREESVRVFYNILLQSMDVLRAWADKIPGFTDLHKDDQELLFQSASLELFVLKAAYRSCLSRVQVNDEKIIFENGQVYHRLQCMKTFGEWINSIVEFGLSLHRMGLDISSLACMSALAMVTLRHGLREPEKMEELQMKIIDCLRDHCTYNSEAQRKPHFFSRILSKIAELRTLSREGLQCMTEVAKFDDAHSAPAVIQNYISNQLPF; this is encoded by the exons GTATAACCACCAGTTCTCACTGTCCAAGTCCAAGCTTCTCTGGTCCAGGCATCTCCAGCAGCTACGACTTCAGTCGGCGATACTACCTCTCCCACCCTTACCATCAGCAGCATCCTCACCCAGGCTACCACCTACatcagcagcagcagcagcaacaacagcaactgacCGCAGGACACAGCTCGCCGCACCACCCTCACCATCCTCAGCACGACAGCGAGTCCAGCCTCGGCGGCAGCTTGCTCGGACAAGACAGACCCATGCTGCTGTTACAGTCACAA GCTAGCTACGAAACTGGAGGAGCTCTAGCCGGAAGTCATTTCGCTTCCGGTGCTTACTCGAACTCGCTGACGTCACAGACCTCGATGGCGGACATCAACATCCTGGCGGCCTCGTTTTCGCTACCCATGCACGACTTTCAGTCGGACGTGACCTCTTACGGTGGGGACGATTTGTCCCCGGACCACTTTTCCCCTGGCTACGACAACAGCCAGTCTAGCGGTCTGAACTTTGACCACGGGCATCAGCAGCCTCATCACGTCAGCAGTCAGGGTTACCTCGACACGTACGACTTTGACAGCGGCTACGGCAGCCACCAGCGGGAGAAGCATGGCTCTTACGCCACTCCATCTGTGCCCACCACATCCAACAGCATCACCagcataaacaacaacaacagctcGTCGACGGCGAGCaacaaaagcaacaacaacagcaccAGTAGCAGCAGCTCTAGCACGAACAGTTCCTCTTTGCCAAACATGTTTGCGGACCCCATGCCCATTGACAAGTACTCAGTGCCCCCCGCGCATAGCATGGTAGAAGATGTATACGGCCCCGGATTCCCCTCCCACGAGGCTGACTACTACGGGCAGCAACAAAGGTATATGGAACCCTCGGGAAAATCCCATTTTGCCATGGATGTATCGAAGGTATACCAGAAGCACGCATTCTCGGAGGGCGGCGGGGCCCAGGACATTGTCTTTCCACAGTCTTCTTTGGCGTATTCGGACCTAGACCAGAAGCCCACGCACCTCTACTGTCACGGCGCCTACGATACGACGGGCTCGGTGCCGCCCTACTGCTCAGACGCCCCAGGCCTCTACCAGTCCTACCACCCAGCTTTCTACAGCGGTCAAGGTGGCCACTGTCCGCCAGGGATGCCTTTCCCGTCGTCAGGGGTGCCCCACGCCAACGCCTATAGAGGGGATCTTTCCCTGCCCATGTCAGCCCACCACTCATCACACATGCACCACTCACACAGGAGAACATCACTCACCATTCCTACCCCACCCAACGCAGACAA CCTTGAACTACAGAAATATCAGCTCCAATCACCTGGCACACCACCCACACCGCACAATAGGTCTCCGCCTCTGAGGGACGGCAGCCAGCCCATCAAGGAGAGCCTCCTGTGCGCGGTGTGCGGCGACAATGCGGCATGCCAGCACTACGGTGTGAGAACCTGTGAAGGCTGCAAAGGATTTTTCAAG AGAACGGTTCAGAAAAATGCCAAGTACGTCTGCTTGGCAGACAAGAACTGCCCGGTGGACAAGAGGAGACGGAACCGTTGCCAGTTTTGTCGTTTCCAGAAATGTCTGGCTGTTGGTATGGTCAAAGAGG TTGTGAGGACTGACGGACTGAAAGGTAGAAGAGGGCGCCTGCCCTCCAAGCCCAAGTCACCCCAGGAGTCCCCTCCATCTCCACCAGTGAGCCTCATCACGGCGCTAGTCAGGGCGCACGTTGACACCTGCCCAGACATCCCCAACTTGGATTATAGCCAG TTTCAAATGTCCAAGACTGAGGACCCTCACGGAGGCAGGGAGGAGAGTGTGAGAGTGTTCTACAACATCCTCCTCCAGAGTATGGACGTACTGAGGGCCTGGGCTGACAAGATCCCTGGCTTCACTGACCTACACAAAGATGATCAGGAGTTACTCTTTCAGTCTGCATCGTTAGAACTCTTTGTCCTGAAGGCTGCATATAG GTCTTGTCTCTCTAGGGTCCAGGTCAACGATGAGAAGATTATCTTCGAGAACGGCCAGGTGTACCACCGGCTGCAGTGCATGAAGACATTCGGGGAGTGGATCAACTCCATAGTGGAGTTCGGCCTTAGCCTCCACCGGATGGGGCTGGACATCTCCTCCCTGGCTTGCATGAGTGCTCTGGCCATGGTGACAT TGCGCCACGGCTTGAGGGAGCCAGAAAAGATGGAAGAGCTTCAGATGAAGATCATCGACTGCCTCCGAGACCACTGCACCTACAACAGCGAGGCCCAGCGCAAGCCGCACTTTTTCTCACGCATCCTCAGCAAGATCGCCGAGCTGCGAACTCTGAGCCGGGAAGGCCTGCAGTGCATGACCGAGGTGGCCAAGTTTGACGACGCCCACTCCGCCCCCGCTGTGATCCAGAACTATATTTCGAACCAACTGCCTTTCTAG